From a region of the Marinomonas mediterranea MMB-1 genome:
- a CDS encoding PhzF family phenazine biosynthesis protein — protein MISNNIVYLVNAFTFQGVGGNPAGVVLHADSLPKEERQRIATKIGVSETAFVSRSEVADFKIEFYTPTSEIDFCGHATLATFWLMNRLGVLNTGQYCQESKVGVLGVEIDGQGFVTQEQVKPHLKGYLSAFDSIELFGMNKSMFNEGMPMPEIISTGVAEVLMQVPNGVLDKLNPNFELIERFSKEHNVLGFHIFEVNPAVEYFTASARNFAPLVGINEESATGSACGALITFMFRHYGIDEAWFEQGRVLGSPSALHASLDIQDDEIQKVYVKGTANLMRQWSLSGF, from the coding sequence TTGATATCGAATAATATCGTTTACTTAGTCAATGCGTTTACATTCCAAGGTGTTGGGGGGAATCCAGCTGGTGTCGTGCTGCACGCTGATTCACTACCAAAGGAAGAGAGACAAAGAATAGCAACGAAAATTGGTGTGTCGGAAACGGCGTTTGTTAGTCGCAGCGAAGTCGCAGATTTTAAGATTGAGTTTTATACGCCAACAAGTGAAATTGATTTTTGTGGGCATGCAACATTAGCTACATTCTGGCTAATGAACCGCTTAGGTGTGTTAAATACAGGTCAGTATTGCCAAGAAAGTAAGGTCGGTGTTCTAGGGGTTGAAATAGATGGACAGGGCTTTGTGACTCAAGAGCAAGTTAAACCTCATTTAAAGGGGTATTTATCTGCATTCGACTCTATCGAATTGTTCGGTATGAATAAATCTATGTTCAATGAAGGTATGCCAATGCCAGAGATAATTTCAACGGGAGTGGCTGAAGTGTTAATGCAAGTACCTAATGGGGTACTGGATAAACTGAATCCTAATTTCGAATTAATAGAACGGTTTTCGAAAGAGCATAACGTATTGGGTTTTCATATTTTTGAAGTGAATCCAGCCGTCGAATATTTTACAGCAAGCGCTCGAAATTTCGCGCCGCTGGTAGGCATCAACGAAGAATCTGCGACAGGCAGTGCATGTGGTGCTTTGATCACCTTCATGTTCAGACATTATGGTATTGATGAGGCGTGGTTCGAACAAGGAAGAGTGTTAGGCAGTCCGTCAGCGTTGCATGCGTCACTTGATATTCAAGACGACGAAATTCAAAAAGTCTATGTAAAAGGGACTGCTAATTTAATGCGACAGTGGAGCTTGAGCGGGTTCTAA
- a CDS encoding GlxA family transcriptional regulator has protein sequence MKVGQKPQKYGFLLLPEFSMLAFSSAIETLYMANWVSGKELYRFCTIGKNTKDVLSNSGTLSVAQYLANDAPNDLDAVFVCGSSPVTQSDDPTMESWLKRMSSKGVSLGGICTGSHLLAKAGLLDGYRATIHWWSISNLRDDFPKTIVSNHLFEVDRDRYTCSGGTAAMDMMLFLIGKEHGMELASSISEQFVCERIRTHEDPQRIPLQARIGTGQPKLVEAVQLMEANIREPLSSDDIAYHVGVSRRHLERLFKQSLDTVPSRYYLGIRLKHARQLITQTDRSILEIGQECGFTSAPHFSTTYKGFFDVTPREERKLLSETIKSGEPVDRKKRQLWKKTR, from the coding sequence ATGAAAGTAGGTCAAAAACCTCAAAAGTACGGTTTTTTACTACTTCCGGAGTTCTCTATGTTGGCCTTCTCATCGGCAATCGAAACCCTGTATATGGCGAATTGGGTGAGTGGTAAAGAGCTATACCGGTTTTGTACTATAGGTAAAAATACGAAAGATGTACTTTCGAATTCTGGCACGTTGTCTGTTGCTCAGTACCTTGCTAATGATGCTCCAAATGACCTTGATGCTGTCTTTGTTTGTGGGTCTTCTCCCGTTACACAGAGTGATGATCCCACAATGGAATCGTGGCTTAAACGTATGTCCTCAAAGGGGGTGTCTTTAGGAGGGATTTGTACAGGAAGCCACTTACTGGCAAAAGCGGGTCTATTGGATGGGTATCGAGCGACAATACATTGGTGGAGCATTTCAAATTTGAGGGATGACTTCCCGAAAACCATTGTATCTAATCATTTATTTGAAGTGGACCGAGATCGTTATACTTGCAGTGGGGGAACGGCTGCAATGGATATGATGTTGTTCCTGATAGGTAAAGAGCATGGAATGGAACTCGCGAGTAGTATTTCTGAACAATTTGTTTGCGAGCGCATCCGAACGCATGAAGACCCACAACGGATTCCTCTGCAAGCGCGAATTGGAACAGGACAGCCGAAATTAGTAGAAGCGGTTCAATTAATGGAAGCGAATATTCGTGAGCCTCTATCGTCAGATGACATTGCTTACCATGTTGGGGTATCACGGCGTCATTTGGAAAGGTTGTTTAAACAAAGTTTAGACACGGTGCCCTCAAGATACTATTTGGGGATCCGGCTTAAGCATGCGAGGCAACTGATTACTCAAACGGATCGTTCAATACTAGAAATAGGTCAAGAATGTGGTTTTACGTCCGCGCCGCATTTTAGTACGACTTACAAAGGCTTTTTTGATGTGACGCCTAGAGAAGAGCGAAAACTGCTTTCAGAGACGATAAAAAGTGGAGAGCCTGTTGATCGCAAGAAACGCCAACTTTGGAAAAAAACACGGTAG
- a CDS encoding NAD-glutamate dehydrogenase, with protein MTDSKKGEIIARIEAEIHDHFSATEAAQLINLSQLYFHDLLIEDMENESIENLYGNIVCQWDFMKQRTIGTPKVRVYNPNYEEHSWQSTHTVIEVLTDDMPFLVSSFNMALVRLGLTIHFTAHPMVPVTRSKKGELTSIELDINNHFNEALIRFEVDRLSDVNVMEQIKQELLSTLDDVVKSVQDWSGMKAKLGDIIKESSTFKHLKDDPTHQENLDFLRWVENDHFTFTGFREYDLVQGDKETHLKLVDGSGMGTFRDLDKRKVKRDITLSDRLAELAVDPNNILVITKSTAISTVHRPVHLDYLGVKRFDKNGKVVGEWRFFGLYSSTAYVARLQDIPLLRKKLEYIVDNINVDNNSHKGKNLKHILNSYPRDEMLQAPAEELAHTIESILAIQERRQLRVFLRKDIYGRFLNALVYVPRHRYNTEMRIKMQEILMEACNGTSSEFNVQFSQLVLARVNFTIQIADPQTNRVIDAQDIQSKMQEAMASWEDKLLEALHTSMGEEKGNQLFEAYAPYLPAAYREDFSPNAAVLDIERLNELASEGDITTHLYRQVGQSKNNYFFKVYGSGTTLILSDVLPILECMGLRVLEARPYELDQNGDGKANTWVVEFAISVNDGVNLEKKTQREAFQDAFNQVFLRRVENDRFNALVLDASLTWRQVTMLRAVTKYLNQLQIPFSRPYMQQTLEKNANIAKLLVQLFEQRFHPEMESKREDKIAKLEEKLEAAFDQVANLDEDRILKHYLSVIQAMLRTNFYQVSESGDVKDYVSFKLDPTQIPAVPLPRPQFEIFVYAPWVEGVHMRGGKVARGGLRWSDRMEDFRTEVLGLVKAQMVKNAVIVPAGAKGGFVAKQLKKNASREEVQTEVVRCYTTFISGLLDITDNLVQNEVVPPLSVVRYDEDDPYLVVAADKGTATFSDIANSISEKYGFWLGDAFASGGSNGYDHKKMGITARGAWESVKRQFKEIGLNCQTTDFTAVGIGDMAGDVFGNGMLLSEHTRLVAAFNHMHIFIDPTPEAAASFEERKRLFELPRSSWEDYNKALISKGGGIFSRSAKSIPINADIRKALGIEGNAKSMAPTDLISAILKAPVDLLWNGGIGTYAKSESESHADAGDSGNDALRVNGNELRCKIVGEGGNLGLTQRARIEFAQNGGLMSTDAIDNSAGVDSSDHEVNIKILLNRVVENGDMTEKQRNTLLAEMTDEVGELVLSHNVGQSHVLSLENSQASEKLADHWRLMLSLVREGRLHRQIEFLPTDGQIRKRMNKGAGLTRPEISVLLAYAKIKFYTQLVEDGIGSDADLIEQIKDYFPKPLTERFGDDMATHPLAQEIVAAHVTNNVGNRMGPTFGTHVQEETSASALNIVRAYMAAEEIFGIPALWDAINNLDFQVENDVLNKLLIRIQVLAERATLWLLRNTRESLSIQRLIETYKPGVEAIRANMQAILTEPSLAHLDELTASLTEQGVPEDVAKAMTSNHYLFYGLDIIRVATNTDREVLDVAQTYFTLETDLDLHWLRHSVNDLPADDMWSRRAKAGLGDEVDNGLRTLTQEVIQTSAEINELEERLSHWRELNSDNISHYRATFNEIKTETDLSLAMISVAIRELRNLI; from the coding sequence ATGACTGACAGCAAAAAAGGCGAAATCATCGCCAGAATTGAAGCAGAAATTCACGATCACTTTTCCGCCACCGAAGCCGCGCAGCTAATTAACCTAAGCCAACTTTATTTTCATGACCTTCTGATTGAGGACATGGAAAATGAATCCATTGAAAACCTATACGGCAATATCGTCTGCCAATGGGATTTCATGAAGCAACGCACTATTGGCACGCCTAAAGTTCGTGTTTATAACCCGAACTACGAAGAACACAGCTGGCAGTCAACACACACTGTTATTGAAGTACTAACAGACGACATGCCGTTCTTAGTATCTTCTTTTAACATGGCATTGGTTCGACTTGGACTCACCATCCATTTTACAGCGCACCCAATGGTACCCGTTACTCGCTCTAAGAAAGGCGAACTAACGTCCATAGAGCTGGATATTAACAATCACTTTAACGAAGCACTTATTCGCTTCGAAGTGGACCGCCTGTCTGACGTCAATGTTATGGAGCAGATTAAGCAAGAATTGCTTTCTACTCTAGACGACGTAGTGAAATCTGTACAAGACTGGTCTGGCATGAAAGCCAAGCTTGGTGACATTATTAAAGAGTCATCAACATTTAAGCATCTGAAAGACGACCCGACCCACCAAGAGAATTTAGATTTCTTACGCTGGGTAGAAAACGACCACTTTACCTTTACAGGTTTCCGCGAATACGACTTAGTTCAAGGCGACAAAGAAACACACCTTAAACTTGTTGATGGATCAGGAATGGGGACATTCCGCGACCTTGATAAGCGCAAAGTGAAACGAGATATCACTCTAAGCGACCGCCTAGCTGAACTTGCTGTTGATCCAAACAACATATTAGTTATTACTAAATCGACGGCTATATCTACCGTACATCGCCCCGTTCACTTAGATTACTTAGGAGTAAAACGGTTCGACAAAAACGGTAAAGTTGTCGGAGAGTGGCGCTTCTTTGGCCTATACTCGTCAACCGCGTATGTTGCACGCCTTCAAGATATCCCGTTGCTACGCAAGAAGCTTGAGTACATTGTTGACAATATTAACGTTGACAATAACAGCCATAAAGGCAAAAACCTTAAGCACATTCTAAACAGCTACCCTCGTGATGAGATGCTACAAGCCCCCGCTGAGGAGCTGGCTCACACAATCGAAAGTATCTTAGCAATACAGGAACGTCGACAATTACGTGTCTTCTTACGTAAGGACATTTATGGCCGATTTCTTAACGCATTGGTCTATGTTCCACGTCATCGCTACAACACCGAAATGCGTATCAAGATGCAAGAAATCCTTATGGAAGCTTGCAATGGCACAAGCTCTGAATTCAACGTTCAGTTCTCACAATTAGTCCTAGCACGTGTCAATTTCACTATTCAAATTGCGGACCCGCAAACGAATCGCGTTATCGATGCTCAAGACATTCAATCAAAAATGCAGGAAGCAATGGCGTCGTGGGAAGACAAACTTCTCGAAGCGCTGCATACCAGCATGGGTGAAGAAAAAGGCAATCAGCTTTTCGAAGCTTACGCGCCTTACCTTCCAGCGGCTTACCGTGAAGACTTTTCTCCTAATGCGGCCGTTTTAGACATTGAACGTTTAAACGAGTTAGCAAGCGAGGGCGACATTACAACGCATTTGTATCGCCAAGTGGGTCAGTCAAAGAACAACTACTTCTTTAAAGTATACGGTTCTGGTACAACGCTTATTCTATCTGATGTACTTCCAATACTTGAGTGCATGGGGCTTAGAGTACTAGAAGCTCGCCCGTACGAACTTGACCAGAATGGTGACGGCAAAGCCAACACTTGGGTTGTAGAGTTTGCGATCAGTGTGAACGACGGCGTCAACCTAGAGAAAAAGACACAACGTGAAGCCTTCCAAGACGCGTTTAATCAGGTCTTCTTACGCCGTGTTGAAAACGATCGATTCAATGCCTTGGTACTGGATGCATCTCTAACGTGGCGTCAGGTCACTATGCTTCGTGCCGTGACTAAATATCTAAATCAGTTGCAAATTCCGTTCTCACGTCCGTACATGCAACAAACATTAGAGAAAAACGCTAATATTGCGAAATTATTGGTACAACTCTTTGAGCAACGCTTCCATCCAGAAATGGAAAGCAAACGCGAAGACAAAATTGCAAAACTAGAAGAAAAGCTCGAAGCGGCCTTTGATCAGGTTGCAAACCTGGATGAGGATCGAATCCTTAAGCATTATCTATCCGTTATTCAAGCAATGCTTCGTACTAACTTCTACCAAGTCTCAGAATCCGGCGACGTGAAAGATTACGTGTCTTTCAAACTGGATCCAACTCAGATTCCTGCTGTCCCTTTGCCACGACCTCAGTTCGAGATTTTCGTCTACGCACCTTGGGTTGAAGGTGTTCACATGCGAGGCGGTAAAGTTGCTCGTGGCGGCCTTCGCTGGTCAGATCGTATGGAAGATTTCCGTACTGAAGTCCTAGGGCTGGTTAAAGCGCAAATGGTTAAAAACGCCGTTATCGTTCCAGCTGGAGCAAAAGGTGGCTTTGTTGCTAAGCAATTGAAGAAAAACGCGTCTCGTGAAGAAGTTCAAACAGAAGTAGTGCGTTGTTACACCACGTTCATTTCTGGTTTGTTGGACATCACTGATAACCTAGTACAAAACGAAGTTGTACCACCACTTTCAGTAGTTCGTTATGACGAAGATGACCCATACCTAGTTGTTGCAGCCGATAAAGGCACAGCCACCTTCTCTGATATTGCGAACAGCATTTCTGAGAAATACGGATTTTGGTTAGGCGACGCATTCGCTTCTGGGGGATCAAACGGTTACGACCATAAGAAAATGGGCATTACCGCACGCGGCGCATGGGAGTCGGTTAAACGTCAATTTAAAGAAATTGGCCTCAACTGTCAGACAACGGATTTCACCGCAGTCGGCATTGGCGATATGGCAGGTGACGTATTCGGTAACGGCATGCTGCTTTCTGAACATACCCGTTTGGTCGCTGCGTTTAACCACATGCACATTTTTATCGACCCGACACCAGAGGCGGCGGCTTCATTCGAAGAACGTAAACGCTTATTCGAATTACCTCGTTCGTCTTGGGAAGACTACAACAAAGCGTTGATTTCAAAAGGCGGCGGCATCTTTAGTCGTAGCGCGAAATCCATTCCAATCAACGCAGATATTCGTAAAGCGCTTGGCATTGAAGGCAATGCGAAATCAATGGCGCCGACCGATTTAATTTCTGCCATTTTGAAAGCCCCTGTCGACCTACTTTGGAATGGCGGCATCGGCACCTATGCAAAATCGGAATCTGAGTCACATGCCGACGCAGGCGACAGCGGCAACGATGCACTGCGCGTTAACGGTAATGAACTACGATGCAAGATTGTCGGTGAAGGCGGTAACCTCGGCTTAACTCAGAGAGCACGAATCGAGTTTGCGCAAAATGGCGGTTTGATGAGTACTGACGCCATCGACAACTCTGCCGGCGTAGACAGCTCTGACCACGAAGTAAACATCAAAATTCTGCTTAACCGTGTCGTCGAGAATGGCGATATGACTGAAAAGCAACGCAACACGCTTTTAGCAGAAATGACGGACGAAGTAGGCGAACTGGTACTTAGTCACAACGTTGGCCAAAGCCATGTCTTGTCTCTGGAAAATTCACAAGCCTCAGAGAAACTGGCTGACCATTGGCGTTTAATGTTGTCTCTAGTTCGCGAAGGCCGCTTGCACCGTCAGATCGAGTTCTTGCCAACAGACGGTCAAATTCGCAAACGTATGAACAAAGGAGCTGGTCTAACCAGACCCGAAATTTCGGTACTGCTCGCATATGCCAAGATTAAGTTCTACACACAGTTGGTGGAAGACGGTATCGGCAGTGATGCGGATTTGATTGAGCAGATTAAAGATTACTTCCCGAAGCCGTTAACCGAACGTTTTGGCGACGACATGGCAACTCACCCACTGGCGCAAGAAATTGTGGCAGCGCACGTTACCAATAATGTCGGTAACCGTATGGGGCCGACATTTGGCACCCATGTTCAGGAAGAAACCAGTGCGTCAGCATTGAACATTGTGCGTGCTTACATGGCAGCCGAAGAGATCTTTGGCATCCCTGCACTTTGGGATGCGATCAACAATCTTGATTTCCAAGTTGAAAACGATGTTCTCAATAAGCTGCTCATCCGCATTCAGGTTTTGGCTGAACGCGCGACATTATGGTTACTACGAAATACGCGTGAAAGCTTGTCGATTCAACGCTTGATCGAGACTTACAAACCTGGTGTCGAAGCCATTCGCGCCAATATGCAGGCGATTCTAACCGAACCAAGCCTAGCGCATTTGGACGAGTTGACGGCATCACTGACTGAACAAGGTGTTCCTGAAGATGTTGCGAAAGCAATGACCTCAAACCATTACTTGTTCTACGGTTTGGATATCATTCGAGTGGCCACTAACACAGATCGAGAAGTATTAGACGTCGCTCAGACGTACTTCACGCTCGAAACTGATTTGGACCTTCATTGGTTACGTCATAGTGTTAATGACTTACCGGCTGACGACATGTGGTCTCGTAGAGCCAAAGCAGGTCTTGGCGACGAAGTCGATAACGGACTTCGCACGTTGACTCAAGAAGTCATTCAAACGAGTGCAGAGATCAACGAACTAGAAGAACGTTTGAGTCATTGGCGTGAGCTAAACAGTGACAATATTAGTCACTATCGCGCGACCTTTAACGAAATAAAAACAGAAACAGATTTAAGCCTAGCAATGATCTCTGTTGCTATTCGTGAGCTAAGAAATCTGATATAA
- a CDS encoding MFS transporter, whose protein sequence is MFGINVWGLALGQALLITGNILLISVTALVGQHLAPELGYATLPIALQYIGLMFVTLPAAHVMKWVGRKKGFLIGNVLGVVGACLAYMALSVDNFYIFCCGTFMLGMSIGVSQQYRYAAAEHAPSNKIPQAIGLIMGAGVIAAILGPNLAIWFENWIPDIQYQGAFLALIVVYLITMVLIQTLPLKKPTIEEQKGPTRSYRELLKQNDLVGAIVAGAIGYGVMVLIMTATPLAMMHAGHDFSHTASTIQWHVLGMFAPSFFTGKLISKFGCSKVIQTGCLMLVACIALTQFGATYWHFSIALAFLGIGWNFTFIGATSLLTGTYRPAEKAKVQGLNDLVVFSCSAVASLLAGYWQNLLGWELLNLMMVPLIFCAMITIAAIRKRAELYTEPS, encoded by the coding sequence ATGTTTGGAATTAATGTTTGGGGACTCGCCCTCGGACAAGCTCTGCTTATAACTGGCAATATACTCCTTATTTCGGTGACGGCATTGGTCGGTCAACATTTGGCCCCCGAACTAGGGTATGCAACGCTGCCTATTGCACTTCAATACATTGGTCTCATGTTTGTCACACTTCCCGCTGCACATGTTATGAAATGGGTGGGTCGAAAGAAGGGCTTTCTAATTGGCAATGTACTGGGCGTTGTCGGCGCCTGTTTAGCCTACATGGCTTTGTCGGTCGACAACTTCTATATTTTTTGCTGTGGTACATTCATGCTGGGGATGTCTATAGGCGTTAGCCAGCAATACCGTTATGCCGCCGCAGAACATGCTCCGTCAAACAAAATACCACAGGCTATTGGCTTGATTATGGGCGCTGGTGTTATTGCAGCGATTTTGGGGCCTAATCTTGCAATCTGGTTTGAGAACTGGATTCCAGATATCCAGTATCAGGGTGCGTTTCTAGCGCTCATTGTTGTTTACCTCATCACGATGGTTCTGATTCAAACCTTACCGTTAAAAAAGCCAACTATTGAAGAACAAAAAGGCCCAACAAGAAGCTATAGGGAGCTTCTGAAACAAAATGATTTAGTCGGTGCTATCGTCGCAGGTGCGATCGGATATGGCGTGATGGTATTAATTATGACGGCCACGCCACTAGCAATGATGCATGCAGGTCATGACTTCAGTCACACTGCCTCGACCATTCAATGGCATGTTCTGGGTATGTTCGCACCCTCATTTTTTACAGGCAAGCTCATCAGCAAATTTGGCTGTAGTAAAGTGATTCAAACAGGCTGTCTAATGCTTGTTGCGTGTATTGCGCTAACGCAATTTGGCGCAACTTATTGGCATTTTAGTATTGCATTGGCTTTCTTAGGTATCGGCTGGAATTTCACCTTTATAGGCGCAACAAGTCTATTAACAGGCACTTACCGACCAGCAGAAAAAGCCAAAGTACAAGGACTTAACGATTTGGTTGTTTTTAGCTGTAGCGCAGTAGCCAGCTTATTGGCGGGTTATTGGCAAAATTTACTGGGATGGGAACTCTTGAACCTAATGATGGTTCCTTTGATATTCTGTGCAATGATTACCATCGCCGCAATTCGTAAAAGAGCAGAACTTTATACAGAGCCGAGTTGA
- the glnK gene encoding P-II family nitrogen regulator, which translates to MKLVTAIVKPFKLDEVREALSEIGISGITVTEVKGFGRQRGHTELYRGAEYVVDFLPKVKLELAVADDEVDHAIEIIQKSANTGKIGDGKIFVTNLEQIIRIRTGETGSDAV; encoded by the coding sequence ATGAAGTTAGTCACAGCGATTGTGAAGCCGTTTAAACTTGATGAAGTTCGTGAAGCACTTTCGGAGATTGGGATCAGCGGCATCACTGTTACGGAAGTAAAAGGATTTGGCAGGCAACGCGGCCATACTGAGCTATATCGAGGTGCTGAGTATGTGGTCGATTTTTTACCGAAAGTAAAATTAGAACTCGCTGTGGCCGATGACGAAGTTGATCACGCGATTGAAATAATCCAGAAAAGTGCCAACACTGGAAAAATAGGTGACGGTAAAATCTTTGTGACTAATCTTGAACAGATTATACGAATTCGTACCGGCGAAACTGGCTCTGATGCCGTTTAA
- the sbmA gene encoding peptide antibiotic transporter SbmA, translating to MFDSFFPKPRLFFLSFAIWALLCVTGWYTLVQDLGSTLSLAYFFGVDFPATLSAEADAAAQAAFQSTQSTALNYWLCQYMAVCYGLFIAGWMIYGGQKWAKWSVAGSALIMFITWFHVQVGVWINEWYGTFYDLIQKSLTTPGEVTLQEYFFQLSSVTVIVLISMTVSIFKSFFISHYVFRWRTAMNNAYTKKWGNVRHIEGASQRIQEDTMRFASIVEGLGVRFLDSIMTLIAFLPILWTLSSYVKELPLIGEVPQALVFVAILWSAFGTALLAISGIKLPGLEFNNQKVEAAYRKELVYGEDHVERAEPEHLKELFSGVRQNYFKLYFHYLYFNVVRYSYLGFGQFIPFIALGPSIVAGAFTLGIMQRIISAFNQVEGSFQFLVSSWTTIVELLSIHKRLKAFEKEIGENEASMTIDNA from the coding sequence GTGTTCGATTCCTTTTTTCCCAAACCCAGATTATTTTTTCTAAGCTTCGCTATATGGGCACTATTATGTGTCACTGGTTGGTACACGCTTGTGCAAGATCTTGGAAGCACACTGAGCTTAGCGTACTTCTTTGGGGTTGACTTCCCCGCAACACTGTCTGCTGAAGCAGACGCTGCGGCTCAAGCAGCCTTTCAAAGCACCCAAAGCACTGCGCTCAACTACTGGCTATGCCAGTATATGGCTGTTTGTTATGGCTTATTTATTGCTGGGTGGATGATATACGGTGGACAAAAGTGGGCTAAGTGGTCTGTTGCGGGGTCGGCACTAATTATGTTTATCACCTGGTTCCACGTTCAGGTTGGTGTTTGGATCAATGAATGGTATGGCACTTTCTACGACCTTATTCAAAAGAGTCTAACAACTCCTGGAGAAGTCACTTTACAAGAGTACTTCTTCCAACTGTCTTCCGTCACAGTAATCGTTCTGATATCCATGACTGTATCTATATTTAAAAGCTTCTTTATCAGCCATTATGTTTTCCGCTGGCGTACTGCAATGAACAATGCGTACACGAAAAAATGGGGAAACGTGCGACATATTGAAGGGGCTTCCCAACGTATTCAAGAAGACACTATGCGCTTCGCTTCTATTGTCGAAGGATTAGGGGTACGTTTTCTAGATTCAATCATGACTCTTATCGCTTTCCTCCCAATTCTATGGACGCTTTCCAGTTATGTAAAAGAGCTTCCATTAATAGGAGAAGTACCACAAGCACTAGTATTTGTTGCTATTCTTTGGTCTGCATTTGGTACAGCATTACTTGCCATCTCAGGTATAAAATTGCCTGGCCTTGAGTTCAACAATCAAAAAGTTGAAGCTGCTTACCGCAAAGAGCTAGTCTACGGAGAAGATCATGTTGAACGGGCGGAGCCGGAGCATTTAAAAGAACTCTTCAGCGGAGTCAGACAAAACTATTTCAAACTCTATTTCCATTATTTGTACTTCAATGTCGTTCGATATTCTTATCTAGGTTTCGGCCAGTTCATACCTTTTATCGCACTCGGGCCGTCTATCGTTGCAGGTGCGTTTACGTTGGGTATCATGCAAAGAATCATTTCTGCATTTAACCAAGTTGAAGGCTCCTTTCAGTTTTTGGTGAGCTCATGGACCACGATAGTAGAGCTCCTCTCTATTCACAAACGTCTTAAAGCTTTTGAAAAAGAAATCGGCGAAAATGAAGCTTCAATGACAATAGATAACGCTTAG
- a CDS encoding aspartate aminotransferase family protein, which translates to MTEQVTRATFDEVMVPNYAPSDIIPVRGEGSRVWDKNGKEYIDFAGGIAVTALGHSHPTLVKAMRDQADQLWHLSNVMTNEPALRLAKKLTEKTFAERVFFANSGGEANEAAFKLARRYAYDHVGPEKHEIISFYKSFHGRTLFTVTVGGQPKYTEGFEPAPGGIKHCDYNDIEQLKGLISDKTCAVVMEPIQGEGGVIPANLEFAKQVRELCDAHNALLVFDEVQSGVGRTGTFFAYEQLGVTPDILTSAKALGNGFPVGAMLTTEKIASSLAFGTHGSTYGGNPMACVIAEAVIDIIGTDEVLSGVKKRHELYVEGLKAINDKYNVFKDIRGMGLLIGAELVDELAGHGKDFFAESANQGLLILVAGPNVIRLAPSLIIPEEDIKAGLERFENTIKVVLETLSTK; encoded by the coding sequence GTGACAGAGCAAGTAACGAGAGCAACCTTTGACGAAGTAATGGTTCCAAACTACGCACCTTCGGATATTATTCCAGTGCGCGGTGAAGGCTCTCGCGTTTGGGATAAAAATGGAAAAGAGTACATCGATTTTGCTGGCGGCATCGCCGTCACCGCACTCGGGCACTCTCATCCAACATTGGTAAAAGCGATGCGCGATCAGGCGGATCAGCTTTGGCACCTATCCAACGTGATGACCAACGAACCTGCACTCCGTTTAGCGAAAAAGCTAACGGAAAAAACCTTTGCTGAACGCGTCTTTTTCGCGAACAGCGGCGGTGAAGCAAACGAGGCTGCTTTCAAACTTGCTCGACGTTACGCGTACGATCATGTTGGCCCTGAAAAGCATGAAATCATTTCGTTCTATAAGTCATTTCATGGTCGTACTTTATTTACGGTTACCGTCGGCGGACAACCAAAATACACGGAAGGTTTTGAACCCGCACCGGGAGGCATCAAACATTGTGATTATAATGATATTGAGCAACTCAAGGGGCTGATATCAGATAAAACATGTGCTGTTGTGATGGAACCGATTCAAGGAGAAGGCGGCGTTATTCCAGCCAACCTTGAATTTGCTAAACAGGTTCGTGAACTATGTGATGCACACAATGCACTGCTTGTTTTCGATGAAGTGCAATCTGGTGTGGGTCGTACCGGTACGTTCTTCGCGTACGAACAACTGGGTGTCACTCCTGACATTCTTACGTCGGCAAAAGCGTTAGGCAATGGTTTCCCTGTCGGCGCAATGTTAACCACAGAGAAAATCGCAAGCAGTTTGGCTTTTGGTACGCACGGTAGCACGTATGGCGGCAATCCTATGGCCTGCGTTATTGCCGAAGCGGTGATCGACATTATCGGCACTGACGAGGTTCTTAGTGGCGTTAAGAAACGTCATGAGTTATACGTGGAAGGCTTAAAAGCGATTAACGACAAATACAATGTATTCAAAGACATTCGAGGTATGGGGCTGTTAATCGGTGCCGAACTGGTCGATGAACTCGCTGGACACGGTAAAGACTTCTTCGCTGAAAGTGCAAACCAAGGCTTGCTTATATTGGTTGCCGGGCCAAACGTTATCCGCCTAGCGCCGTCACTGATCATTCCAGAAGAAGACATCAAAGCCGGACTTGAGCGCTTTGAAAACACGATCAAAGTTGTGCTTGAGACATTATCAACTAAATAA